GCCGCAGGGTTCGCCAGGAAAAATGACAGAAAATGAAATAGGCAAGGTTGTGGTTGATGAGTCTATTGTTTTAGAGGAAAGTTTTTATGCTTTGCGTTCTTCGCGTCTTGGCGTGATATACTAAAAGCAAAGTCTGGTTGCTGGTACACTCATTCAGTTTTTCTCGGATTTTGTCCGAAAACCATTATAAGATGTGTATATTTAAGATCCTGCGTAAAAAAAAACAGGTATACTAAAACCGATTTGGTTGTCGGTTTTACCGGAAACAAAATCTTGGTTAATGGTATGCTCGCTCAATTTTATCTCGGATTTTATCCGAAAACCCTTATGAGATGAGTATAAAACTCACAATGACATGATTTGTATCGATATACCGATTGGGAACTCTCCCTGTAATCAATACGTTTGGGGCGAAACTCAATTGCTGGTGCAGGCAGAGTGGTAAATCAGAGACGTCCCTTCAAACTCTATAGCAGCCGGTAACACAGACCGTTTTATCAGAAAAATTTAAAAACATTCATACGCAGATTGCACAGAGCTCATGGTTGATAGCTCATAGTTCATAGCTGATGGTTAATGATGGAGAAAATGTGTGAAACAAAGTTTAGTTTTGAAGATTTAGATGTCTGGCAAAAATCTATAGATTTTGCAGTGAGTGTTATTGGCATTGCAGATACAATGAATTCTGATCGCAATCATTATAGATTGATAGAACAATTAGAATCATCCGCAACATCAATTTCAGCAAATATAGCTGAAGGGAAAGGACGTAATTCCAAAAAAGAATTCATCCAATATCTATATATTGCACGTGGCGCACTATTTGAAACAATTACTTTTTTAACTATATTTTACAAAAAGAATTGGATATCCAATTCAAAGCTTAATGATTTACGAATAGTAGGAGATACAATAGGTAAACAACTTTCAAGTCTCATAAATTCAATAAAGAAAACAATTACGAAATAACCATAAGCCATGAGCTATGAGCCATCAGCCATCAGCCATCAGCCATCAGCTATGTGGCGTGATATACTAAAAGCAAAGTCTGGTTGCTGGTACACTCATTCAGTTTTTCTCGGATTTTATCCGAAAACCATTATGAGATGAGTATATATTAACCGGACACTACTGTATATAAAGGTGACGAAAAATGAACATTTTATTGAAACCGATATGCTTATCAGATTAATTTCAACAATCCCCATCATCAATGCGTGCTTGTGTCTTGGGCTAGGCGTGTTTACGCTCTCACGAAATCCGAAACGTACATCGAATATCGGATTCTTCCTGGGAATGCTCAGCCTTGCCATCCTCAACGCAGGAGATGCTACCCTGCTTTTGGGCGGGAACTCATACAGGATGGCTTTTAATGGTATGAGACTCTCAATTGTGGGACAGTCTCTTTTACCTCCATCTCTCCTTCTTTTCTCAGTTGTATTTGCACGGAAAGAGCACAGGGCCGCTCTCATCCGCTGGCTGCCCCTCCTCGTGATAACGGCAGCAGCCTCGTTTGTATTTATATACTTTCTTATAACAAACGTGTTTGTTACCATTTCTCTTTTTAACCTGGCCGGAGACAAGGGCAGCTCTTTATACCTGGATGATACGCGGCTCATATTCGGCCCCATTGGTTACTACTTTTATATCTATTTTA
This portion of the Candidatus Scalindua sp. genome encodes:
- a CDS encoding four helix bundle protein → MMEKMCETKFSFEDLDVWQKSIDFAVSVIGIADTMNSDRNHYRLIEQLESSATSISANIAEGKGRNSKKEFIQYLYIARGALFETITFLTIFYKKNWISNSKLNDLRIVGDTIGKQLSSLINSIKKTITK